One Candidatus Nitronauta litoralis genomic window, GGGTTATTGACTTCCGTCGTAACAAGGACGATGTTCCTGCCCGTGTAGAAGGGATTGAGTACGATCCCAACCGCAGTGCCAACATTGCGCTTCTGGTTTATGCCGATGGTGAAAAACGCTACATACTGGCTCCTCGTGAGCTGAAGACAGGTGCATCTGTGATGTCGGGTGAAAAGGCTGAAGTTAAAGTTGGTAATTGTCTCCCGCTCCAGTTGATCCCGGAAGGTACGCTGATTCATAATATCGAATTGCGGCCAGGCAAGGGCGGGCAGATCGCGCGCAGTGCCGGAACGTATGCTCAGCTCATGGCGAAAGAAGGGCGTTACGCCAACATCAAGCTTGGGTCGGGCGAAGTGCGGTTGGTTGAGCTCAAGTGTCGGGCAACCATCGGTACGGTTGGCAACACCGATCATGAAAATGTTTCCTGGGGCAAGGCGGGGCGTTCCCGCTGGCTTGGGCGTCGGCCGCGAGTGCGTGCGGTAGCGATGAACCCGGTCGACCATCCCATGGGGGGTGGTGAAGGGCGTTCCTCTGGTGGGCGTCATCCGTGTAGTCCGTGGGGACAGCCGGCCAAGGGATTCAAGACACGTAAGAAAAAGAAGCCGTCAGAAAAATTTATTCTGAGTCGGCGCAAGAAAAAATAAGGTTGGAATTCCGGTTGGCAGGGGCTGTCCGGAAGGTGAAACTAAACCTGGGGTCTGCGGGCTATTGTGGATTCCGGGGGAAGCCGGGTTCCCGGCTTGCTGGCGAAATATTCAGGAGTGATTAAAAGATGGCACGTTCGTTAAAAAAAGGGCCGTTTGTCGACGAGCATCTCGAGAAAAAAGTTGAGGAGCTGAATCGTCGTAACGACAAAAAGATCATTAAGACCTGGTCGAGACGTTCGACCATTCTTCCTGATTTCGTTGGGCACACGCTGGGGGTTCACAACGGGAAAAAATTTATTCCTGTGTTTATCTCAGAAAATATGGTGGGCCACAAGTTGGGTGAGTTTTCCCCGACCCGGACTTTTAAGGCGCACAGCGGCAAAACCAAAAAAGCCGCGCCGGGCAAATAAGGGAGAAGGTAAATGGATGTCAGGGCTTCATTAAGGCAGGTTCACGTCAGTCCGCAAAAAGCGCGACTGGTTGCGGATATGATTCGCGGGCGTAATGTAAACGATGCGATCAACATCCTGGCGTTTACGCGCAAAAAATCTGCGGACATTATCTCCAAGCTCCTTAAATCGGCAATCGCCAATGCGGAAGAGAACCACAAGGTAGTAGATGTGGATGATCTTTTTGTCAAGGCGATCACCGTTGATAAAGGAATCACCATGAAGCGGTTTATGCCGCGGGCACGTGGGTCTGCATCGCCGATTAAAAAGCGGCACAGTCACATCACGATTGTCTTGAACGAACGTTAATTTTTCGGAGGCGCAATAGTGGGTCAGAAAGTTCATCCTTACGGGTTTCGGCTGGGCGTTAACAAGCCCTGGAGATCTAACTGGTATGCCACCAAGGATTATCCTGACCTGTTGTTGGAAGACATCAAGTTAAGGAAGCACCTCAAGAAAGCCCTGTCTCATGCAGGTGTTTCTAATGTGGAGATTGAGCGCTCCGCCAACCGGATTCGTATCAACATTCACACAGCCCGACCGGGAATCATCATCGGTAAAAAGGGTCTGGAGGTGGACCGGTTGAAAGAGGAGTTGCAGAGGATGATTGGCGGCAAGCAGATCAACCTGAATATCAAGGAAATCCGCCGAGCGGAACTCGATGCCACCTTGATTGCGCAAAACATCGCGCTGCAATTGGAAAAACGGATCTCATTCCGTCGCGCAATGAAAAAATCGGTTGTGTCGTCATTGAGGTTCGGTGCAAAAGGAATCAAGATCCGGTGTTCGGGCAGGTTGGCCGGAGCGGAAATCGCGCGGAGCGAGTGGTATCGAGAAGGTCGGGTCCCACTGCACACGCTTCGTGCTGATATTGATTACGGTACTGCAGAGGCGGCAACAACTTACGGGATCATCGGGATCAAAGTTTGGGTTTATAAGGGCGACATTTTTAAAGAGCGTCAGGAAGTGCCCACAAAAAACGTGGATAAAGAAGCGTAGAGCGGCGGGCGAGGAGACTTAATCATGTTAATGCCAAAAAAGGTCAAATACCGGAAAAAGCACAAAGGTCGTATGACCGGTGCCGCCCGGCGTGGGAATAAAGTTAGTTTCGGCGAGTATGGATTGCAAACCCTCGCTTGCGGCTGGATCACCAACCGCCAGATTGAGGCTGCGCGTATTGCCATGACACGTTACGTAAAACGTGGCGGTAAAATCTGGCTGAGGATTTTTCCGGACAAACCGATCTCTAAAAAGCCAGCTGAAACCCGAATGGGTAAAGGTAAAGGCGGTCCGGAGTTCTGGGTTGCAGTGGTGAAGCCGGGTCGAATGCTTTATGAAATGTCCGGTGTTCCAGAAGATATCGCGCGCGAGGCATTCCGCCTGGCCGCACACAAGCTGCCGGTAAAAACGCGGTTTGTGGTCAACAAGTAACGGGGAAATATGAAATCGCAAGAGATCAGGGAATTATCCGATAAAGAGCTCGAGGAAAAGCTGGGCGATTTAAAGGAAGA contains:
- the rplB gene encoding 50S ribosomal protein L2 — its product is MPVRRMKPTSAGVRFRTISTFEEVTKKTPEKSLLVAIGRKGGRNHHGRLTAPHRGGGHRKLYRVIDFRRNKDDVPARVEGIEYDPNRSANIALLVYADGEKRYILAPRELKTGASVMSGEKAEVKVGNCLPLQLIPEGTLIHNIELRPGKGGQIARSAGTYAQLMAKEGRYANIKLGSGEVRLVELKCRATIGTVGNTDHENVSWGKAGRSRWLGRRPRVRAVAMNPVDHPMGGGEGRSSGGRHPCSPWGQPAKGFKTRKKKKPSEKFILSRRKKK
- the rpsS gene encoding 30S ribosomal protein S19 is translated as MARSLKKGPFVDEHLEKKVEELNRRNDKKIIKTWSRRSTILPDFVGHTLGVHNGKKFIPVFISENMVGHKLGEFSPTRTFKAHSGKTKKAAPGK
- the rplV gene encoding 50S ribosomal protein L22, giving the protein MDVRASLRQVHVSPQKARLVADMIRGRNVNDAINILAFTRKKSADIISKLLKSAIANAEENHKVVDVDDLFVKAITVDKGITMKRFMPRARGSASPIKKRHSHITIVLNER
- the rplP gene encoding 50S ribosomal protein L16 produces the protein MLMPKKVKYRKKHKGRMTGAARRGNKVSFGEYGLQTLACGWITNRQIEAARIAMTRYVKRGGKIWLRIFPDKPISKKPAETRMGKGKGGPEFWVAVVKPGRMLYEMSGVPEDIAREAFRLAAHKLPVKTRFVVNK
- the rpsC gene encoding 30S ribosomal protein S3, which codes for MGQKVHPYGFRLGVNKPWRSNWYATKDYPDLLLEDIKLRKHLKKALSHAGVSNVEIERSANRIRINIHTARPGIIIGKKGLEVDRLKEELQRMIGGKQINLNIKEIRRAELDATLIAQNIALQLEKRISFRRAMKKSVVSSLRFGAKGIKIRCSGRLAGAEIARSEWYREGRVPLHTLRADIDYGTAEAATTYGIIGIKVWVYKGDIFKERQEVPTKNVDKEA